From the genome of Cytobacillus luteolus, one region includes:
- a CDS encoding helix-turn-helix domain-containing protein, translating into MSLQWVTVLNKYREQMNGSKERSRFISLHIFEKESSFSFFTEQAGMLFNHTGSLEYQIGDDEYKILNQGEHLFYPKGVTLTIEVKEECFCTQFYLKKEIIEQFIWLLKQYGNYPTSIESQPYRICIFQQPQTKLIDHLLEEQIHSYFELKQDHDFFISLSLCKIMYYIFPDEHMLSKIVYLVETPFYPEEIQRVEAYMLENYHQPIRMKQLLEVAMVSESNLNRLYKKHFNLSPMERLTAIRMEQAALLLRDSSTTITEVAVQVGYQSMSAFVQQFKKKFGVSPKKYQSSK; encoded by the coding sequence ATGAGCTTACAGTGGGTTACGGTCTTAAATAAATATCGAGAACAAATGAATGGAAGTAAAGAAAGATCACGATTTATTTCCTTACATATTTTTGAAAAAGAATCTAGCTTTTCATTTTTCACAGAACAAGCGGGTATGTTATTTAATCATACAGGATCCTTGGAATATCAAATCGGTGATGACGAGTATAAAATACTTAACCAAGGAGAGCATCTTTTTTATCCAAAAGGAGTCACACTTACGATAGAGGTTAAAGAAGAGTGTTTTTGTACACAATTTTATTTAAAGAAAGAAATCATCGAGCAGTTTATCTGGTTACTTAAGCAATATGGAAACTACCCAACTTCAATTGAGAGTCAACCGTACAGAATTTGTATCTTCCAACAACCACAAACCAAACTCATTGACCATTTGCTGGAGGAGCAAATCCACTCTTACTTTGAGTTAAAGCAAGATCATGATTTTTTTATAAGTCTGTCTTTATGTAAAATCATGTATTATATTTTTCCGGATGAACACATGCTTTCGAAAATTGTTTATTTGGTAGAAACTCCTTTTTACCCAGAGGAAATTCAAAGGGTAGAAGCCTACATGCTTGAAAATTATCATCAACCTATTCGTATGAAGCAACTACTCGAAGTAGCAATGGTAAGTGAATCTAACTTAAATCGTTTATACAAAAAGCATTTTAACTTATCGCCGATGGAAAGGTTGACTGCGATCCGAATGGAGCAGGCTGCATTATTACTTAGGGATTCATCGACAACAATTACTGAAGTAGCTGTTCAGGTAGGATATCAAAGTATGTCCGCGTTTGTTCAGCAATTCAAGAAAAAATTTGGGGTATCTCCTAAAAAGTATCAGTCAAGTAAATAA
- a CDS encoding GNAT family N-acetyltransferase, whose amino-acid sequence MEYVQLTDIKDPLFAQMHQLMQKIFPKEEVLDFDLWEGPLQDNSIRIFVAVNEDEVVGATEYRYYPDTNIAMTDFTIIGKEGLGIGRFLATKRSEDLKQLANGKEILGMFAEIYNPYKVESLPFGEVSVMNPFVRREVLSHLGYQKLNFTYVHPSWLNDGEAVSGLDLCFLPFQENIKSLEGKFIAQFLKTYYSVLSNKPGQWIEMVEELEARGSVELLPI is encoded by the coding sequence TTGGAATATGTACAATTAACCGATATTAAAGATCCATTATTTGCACAAATGCACCAACTAATGCAAAAGATTTTCCCGAAAGAAGAAGTGCTAGACTTTGATTTGTGGGAAGGTCCATTACAAGATAATTCAATCCGTATTTTCGTAGCAGTTAATGAAGATGAAGTTGTTGGAGCAACTGAGTATCGCTATTATCCTGATACAAATATTGCAATGACAGATTTCACAATTATCGGAAAAGAAGGATTAGGAATTGGTCGATTTTTAGCTACTAAACGTTCAGAGGACTTAAAGCAACTTGCAAATGGTAAAGAAATTCTAGGGATGTTTGCAGAAATCTACAATCCTTACAAAGTAGAATCATTACCATTTGGTGAAGTATCGGTTATGAATCCGTTTGTAAGACGTGAAGTATTATCACACCTAGGCTATCAAAAGTTAAACTTTACCTATGTACACCCATCTTGGTTAAACGATGGTGAGGCAGTATCAGGTCTTGACTTATGCTTCTTACCATTCCAAGAAAACATCAAGTCCTTGGAAGGAAAGTTCATTGCGCAATTTTTAAAAACCTATTATAGTGTTTTATCCAATAAACCAGGACAATGGATTGAAATGGTGGAAGAATTAGAAGCAAGAGGATCTGTCGAGCTGTTACCAATTTAA
- a CDS encoding GNAT family N-acetyltransferase, whose protein sequence is MYRKELYLYQQDTPIKAIVRNYMKEDFDQLIEIQRECFPPPFPSDLLWNEEQLTNHITLFPEGALCIEIDGEVVGSMTGLLVDFDPNHSQHTWEEITDSGYIRTHNSTGNTLYVVDISVKPAYRKLDLGKLLMQSMYDVVIHKDLDRLLGGGRMPGYHRVSEELSPQDYLNKIISGTLRDPVISFLLRCGRMPVTLIENYLEDEESLNYGVLMEWRNPFK, encoded by the coding sequence GTGTATCGAAAAGAGTTATATCTCTATCAACAAGACACACCGATAAAAGCGATAGTTCGAAACTATATGAAAGAAGATTTTGATCAATTAATTGAAATTCAAAGAGAGTGTTTTCCACCGCCTTTTCCGTCAGATTTATTATGGAACGAAGAGCAATTAACAAATCACATTACTCTTTTTCCAGAAGGGGCCTTGTGTATAGAAATTGACGGTGAAGTTGTAGGATCTATGACAGGTCTTTTAGTAGATTTTGATCCTAATCACTCACAACATACATGGGAGGAAATAACAGACAGTGGTTATATTCGTACCCATAACTCAACCGGAAATACATTATATGTAGTCGATATAAGTGTAAAACCAGCATATCGAAAGTTAGATTTAGGTAAGTTATTAATGCAGTCTATGTATGATGTTGTCATTCATAAAGACCTTGATCGCCTGTTGGGGGGCGGAAGAATGCCGGGCTATCACCGGGTTTCAGAAGAGTTGAGTCCTCAGGATTATTTAAACAAGATAATTAGTGGTACGTTAAGAGACCCTGTAATTTCATTTCTATTACGATGTGGTAGAATGCCGGTAACACTTATTGAAAATTATCTTGAGGACGAAGAGTCTCTCAATTATGGAGTATTAATGGAATGGAGAAATCCATTTAAGTAA